Within the bacterium genome, the region GGTAGCCGCGCGCCCGTAGCTCAGCGGAAAGAGCATCTGCCTACGGAGCAGAGGGTCGGGGGTTCAAATCCCTCCGGGCGCGCCAACTCCAAGCACGGGCAACGTCGGTGTCCACTGTCTCGAAAGTTCGCGGGGATGTCGGCCGCGCGAAACTCCTCTTGTGGCGGGTACATTACCAAGGTAACAAGCGAGCCCTCAGCCCGGCAATAGGGTTCTATTGTTCGGTGATTGTGCGAGGCTCGAAGGGCCTCACCTTCCGCTACAATGATGATGCACGAGACCTGCTCCTTGATGTGAGGTGAGCATCCCGTGGCCACGGTGAACGTCCGCTACATCGTCGATGATGTCGCCGCCGACTGATGAGATTCCATGCCTGATCTCCTGGCCCAGCCGCTTCAGAGGTGGCACGACTTTTACCTCTTAGTCGGTGGTGCTGCTGCCACGTTGGTCGGCTTGATGTTTGTGGCGATCTCGCTTGGGTCCAGATTGATTACTCAAGAATCCCTCCCCGCCCTGCGGGTGTTCGTCGACCCGACTCTCATCCATTTCATCTACGTGCTGGTCATCGCTACCGTCGTTGTGTTGCCGACCTTGACGCGGAATGCGCTCGGAGTCCTGCTGATCATCGTGGGCCTCCTCAGTTTCGCGCGCGCGCTCAGGATGGTGCCGTTCATGTACCAGCAAACGCGGAAACACGTTGTCGATGCGCACGATTGGGTGTGGCATCTCATCGCGCCCTCGGTCAGTTACCTCATGGTTGGCGGAGCCGGCATCGGGCTGGTCCTGGGGGTCGATCTTGCCTTCAACGGGTTGGCGTTCGCCAGCATCCTGCTGCTCGTAGCGGGCATTCGCAATGCATGGGACATGGTCGTGTGGTTCGCCCTGAAGACCGAACCCCCGCAGCGATAGCCAGCACAACTCCCGCGATGTAGGCACATGGAGCGGCCTTTGGCGGGGATCCGCTAGATGCGGAGACGGCATTACAAGGAGGTCAACCGTGGGAACGCATTCACCGTACTCGATTCATCTGGACGCTCGGTACGCTCCCCTCGAGCTCATCGACATTCAAGCCCTAGTCGATGCGTGCCACGACCCCTGGCACAATCAGACGTTGTGCCGGGTCAATGACTGTGTCGTGCGTCTCGGCATCGTGCAGGGAGAGTTCCACTGGCACAAGCACGAGAAGGAAGATGA harbors:
- a CDS encoding cupin domain-containing protein: MGTHSPYSIHLDARYAPLELIDIQALVDACHDPWHNQTLCRVNDCVVRLGIVQGEFHWHKHEKEDEFFFVVEGRFVIDLEGGTVELGARQGFTVPKGVVHRTRAPERTVILMFEGAGVMPTGDS